One Ignavibacterium sp. DNA segment encodes these proteins:
- a CDS encoding tetratricopeptide repeat protein: MSYKTILSSILLLLFLNSFNTLSFSQDSTKSLAFKKNRPYKNNPYFYQPDLSYQLLQQFKLVQLANSGDPLAQHELGLRLLTGDGIVADTVTAVYWIQKAALQKLTAAMHNYGIMLMNGWGTEWNPFTAYEYFLSAAEAGMSQAQYVVGILYTDNLIVRRDWNKSYFWIKKSADGGYEPAKEVLAELDSKVSHEFKDSVAQNKFSYQKSKNSKDEEITSNIQPSVGLVFIDFDSEVDTVRGFSDEVLLTDLIRINNKLINDSLKTPKDSFFYKNLSTIDLNIISKIAEAGSPEALTILGRLYQTGNSTGLNLLLAAEYYIRATILDSPRSAYLLWKLIREKDFYTILNNGISFNDPTAQFVWYGLHKLGYDNRLTDLDALNLLEKSAKQNHLPAIIETGYNYYSGKYTAQDKNKGIQLWNYAYKLKSIEANVRLALSKVLDQKNTADFSEEIKILQEAESKGSLLAQFALGYCYENGIGLRKSIQEAVKYYRESAQRGNQFAYQQLKRLYDNLRPAVERFKVE, translated from the coding sequence GTGTCTTATAAAACAATATTAAGTTCGATACTCTTACTTTTATTTTTAAACTCATTTAATACATTATCTTTTAGTCAGGATTCAACCAAAAGTCTGGCGTTCAAAAAGAACAGACCCTATAAAAATAATCCATATTTTTATCAGCCAGATTTATCTTATCAACTATTACAGCAATTTAAACTAGTACAACTAGCAAATAGCGGCGATCCGCTTGCTCAGCACGAACTCGGACTTCGGTTGTTAACCGGAGACGGAATTGTAGCTGATACTGTAACCGCTGTGTATTGGATACAAAAAGCTGCTTTACAAAAACTAACTGCTGCAATGCATAATTACGGAATTATGCTCATGAATGGCTGGGGAACAGAATGGAATCCTTTTACTGCTTATGAATATTTTTTGTCGGCAGCCGAAGCAGGTATGAGTCAGGCGCAATATGTTGTTGGTATTCTATATACAGATAACCTGATAGTAAGAAGAGATTGGAATAAATCTTACTTTTGGATAAAGAAATCCGCTGACGGTGGTTATGAACCTGCAAAAGAAGTTTTAGCAGAGCTTGATTCTAAAGTTTCACACGAGTTTAAAGATTCAGTAGCTCAAAATAAATTTTCTTATCAAAAATCAAAAAATTCTAAAGATGAAGAAATTACAAGTAACATCCAGCCTTCTGTTGGTTTGGTTTTTATTGATTTTGATTCAGAAGTAGATACAGTTAGAGGTTTTAGTGATGAGGTTTTACTTACTGATTTAATTCGGATTAATAATAAGTTGATAAATGATTCATTAAAAACTCCAAAAGATTCCTTTTTCTATAAAAATTTATCAACCATTGATCTGAACATTATTTCAAAAATTGCAGAAGCAGGAAGCCCTGAAGCTCTGACAATTTTAGGCAGATTATATCAAACTGGTAACTCAACAGGACTAAATTTATTGTTGGCTGCCGAGTATTACATCAGAGCAACAATACTTGATTCACCAAGATCAGCGTATTTACTTTGGAAACTTATTCGTGAAAAAGATTTTTATACAATTCTTAATAATGGTATAAGCTTTAATGATCCGACTGCTCAATTTGTTTGGTATGGATTACATAAGCTTGGTTATGATAACAGATTAACTGATCTGGATGCTTTAAATCTTTTAGAAAAATCCGCAAAACAAAATCATCTGCCGGCAATTATCGAAACTGGTTATAATTATTATTCGGGAAAATATACTGCTCAGGATAAGAACAAAGGTATTCAGCTTTGGAATTATGCATATAAGTTAAAAAGTATTGAAGCAAATGTAAGATTAGCTTTATCCAAAGTTTTAGATCAGAAAAACACTGCTGATTTTTCAGAAGAGATAAAGATTTTGCAGGAAGCTGAATCTAAAGGTTCTCTTCTTGCACAATTTGCATTGGGATATTGTTATGAAAATGGAATTGGCTTAAGAAAGTCAATCCAAGAGGCTGTAAAATATTATCGAGAATCAGCGCAGAGAGGTAATCAGTTTGCTTATCAACAACTTAAAAGGCTTTACGACAATCTTAGACCTGCTGTTGAAAGATTTAAAGTTGAGTAA
- a CDS encoding YdcF family protein, which yields MNKSKSSNKQSSIWAFIFILIIDLAFLYYLKYRNQNISLSEFNILNFGNLLNLFTFLIIAIGLLIIKLKIKSLSNINYFWFSIMLLQVFLIISFLLYGYKLPFGKYYALGQSGNRLFVGFIYMLYQFLLFVFMFSVWLSINKTKNLIFIRAVINSAILFFAIIILSFVFIVVKENQFDEKLTKRKNDNIAVVLGAAVWSDNKPSPSLAARVDRALSLLDTGEVNSIYLTGSNAPGELAESEVAYQYIESKRKPTENIFIEKNTTSTNEQISFIKNYLLKKNKNKNIIIISDSYHLVRIIEISKFHNIKVQAVPSKLNLTFENALYFKFREALALVVFWFFAY from the coding sequence ATGAATAAGAGTAAAAGCAGTAATAAGCAAAGCAGCATTTGGGCTTTTATCTTTATTCTGATAATTGATCTGGCATTTCTTTATTATCTAAAGTACCGAAATCAAAACATTAGCCTCAGTGAGTTTAATATTTTAAACTTTGGAAATTTGTTAAATCTGTTCACTTTTTTAATAATAGCAATCGGTTTACTAATCATCAAACTGAAGATAAAAAGCTTAAGCAACATTAATTATTTCTGGTTTTCGATTATGCTGCTTCAAGTTTTTCTAATTATATCGTTTCTACTTTATGGTTATAAACTTCCATTTGGCAAGTATTATGCGCTGGGACAGTCTGGCAACAGACTTTTTGTGGGATTTATTTATATGCTTTATCAGTTTTTACTTTTTGTATTTATGTTTTCAGTATGGTTATCGATCAATAAAACCAAGAACCTGATTTTTATCCGTGCAGTAATTAACTCTGCAATTCTATTTTTTGCAATAATAATTCTATCGTTTGTTTTTATTGTAGTGAAAGAAAATCAGTTTGATGAAAAACTAACAAAGCGTAAAAATGATAATATTGCAGTTGTTTTAGGTGCTGCTGTGTGGTCGGATAATAAACCTAGTCCTTCATTGGCAGCAAGAGTTGATCGGGCACTAAGTTTATTAGATACAGGTGAAGTAAATTCAATTTATCTTACAGGTAGTAATGCACCCGGAGAACTAGCTGAATCAGAAGTTGCTTATCAATATATAGAAAGCAAAAGAAAGCCAACTGAAAATATTTTTATTGAAAAGAACACAACTTCGACCAATGAACAAATAAGTTTTATAAAGAATTATCTTTTGAAAAAAAATAAAAATAAAAACATTATCATTATTTCTGATAGCTATCATTTAGTCAGAATAATTGAGATTAGTAAATTCCATAACATTAAAGTGCAGGCTGTTCCTTCAAAACTTAATTTGACTTTTGAAAACGCATTATATTTCAAATTCAGAGAAGCTTTGGCTCTTGTTGTGTTTTGGTTTTTTGCATATTAA
- the purN gene encoding phosphoribosylglycinamide formyltransferase, giving the protein MNIAIFVSGRGSNLQAILNDSELKQIIRIIAVVSDKIECKAFEIARKFGIETYTIGQGDTKISAEQLTKKLLDLDVSLIVLAGYLKLIPNVLIESFANKMINIHPALLPSFGGKGMYGINVHKAVFNSSAKVSGATVHLVDSTFDTGKIIAQQCVDISDASSPEEIAERVLTIEHKILPEVIKAFALKKIKFGPERIEIIKD; this is encoded by the coding sequence TTGAACATTGCAATTTTTGTATCTGGTAGAGGTTCAAATCTTCAGGCTATTTTAAATGATTCTGAGTTAAAGCAAATTATACGTATAATTGCTGTAGTAAGTGATAAGATAGAATGCAAGGCTTTTGAAATCGCACGGAAATTTGGGATTGAAACTTATACAATTGGTCAGGGAGATACTAAAATCAGTGCAGAACAATTAACAAAAAAACTATTGGATTTAGATGTATCACTTATTGTTTTAGCCGGATACTTAAAATTAATTCCTAATGTTCTTATTGAATCTTTTGCCAACAAGATGATAAATATTCATCCTGCGCTATTACCTTCTTTTGGTGGAAAAGGTATGTATGGAATTAATGTTCATAAAGCTGTCTTTAATTCTTCTGCAAAAGTAAGCGGTGCAACAGTGCATCTGGTAGATAGTACCTTTGATACCGGAAAAATTATTGCTCAGCAATGTGTTGATATTTCTGATGCTTCTTCACCAGAAGAAATAGCAGAAAGAGTACTAACAATTGAACATAAAATTTTGCCTGAAGTAATAAAAGCATTTGCGCTAAAAAAAATAAAATTCGGGCCAGAACGAATTGAAATTATAAAAGATTAG
- a CDS encoding methionine aminotransferase, protein MNQKKEFNSKLPDTGTSIFAVMSKLANDHNAINLSQGFPDFNCSDELIELVNSFMKKGFNQYAPMPGTIELRKEISRVIFNLYGKPYNPDTEITITAGATQALFTAFSTLIEKGDEVIVFEPAYDSYIPAIKLNGGVPIAIKLNEKDYSIPWDNVAASITGKTKCIVFNSPHNPTGAVLSHNDISTLAELVKNKNIYLISDEVYEHIIFDGKEHLSFTRNEELAKRTFVISSFGKTFHTTGWKVGYCCAPENLTREFRKIHQFIMFAVNTPVQLAIAEFLKDDSNILSLKSFYEQKRDLFRNLIKESNFKLRECNGTYFQLLDYSNISELNDMDFSKHLIEKAGVAVIPISPFYSTKISSKIVRVCFAKKDEVLISASKKLCSL, encoded by the coding sequence ATGAATCAGAAAAAAGAATTTAATTCTAAATTGCCGGATACTGGAACAAGTATTTTTGCGGTTATGTCAAAACTTGCAAATGATCACAATGCAATAAACTTGTCTCAGGGTTTTCCGGATTTTAATTGTTCAGATGAATTAATCGAGCTTGTTAACAGCTTTATGAAAAAGGGGTTCAATCAGTACGCTCCAATGCCCGGCACTATTGAGTTGAGAAAAGAAATTTCAAGAGTAATTTTTAATCTATATGGTAAACCTTATAATCCTGATACAGAAATCACAATAACTGCCGGAGCAACTCAGGCTTTATTTACAGCTTTCTCAACTCTTATTGAAAAAGGAGACGAAGTAATTGTTTTTGAACCTGCTTATGATTCCTACATTCCTGCTATTAAATTAAATGGTGGTGTTCCAATAGCTATTAAATTGAATGAGAAAGATTATAGTATTCCCTGGGATAATGTAGCTGCTTCAATTACCGGGAAAACCAAGTGCATTGTGTTTAATTCTCCTCACAATCCAACTGGAGCTGTACTAAGTCATAATGATATTTCTACTCTTGCTGAATTAGTAAAGAATAAAAATATCTATCTGATCAGCGATGAAGTATATGAACACATCATATTTGATGGGAAAGAACATTTAAGTTTTACAAGAAATGAAGAGCTTGCAAAAAGAACTTTTGTAATCTCATCATTTGGCAAAACATTCCATACAACTGGTTGGAAGGTTGGTTATTGCTGTGCGCCAGAAAATCTAACAAGAGAATTCAGAAAAATCCATCAGTTTATCATGTTCGCTGTAAACACACCTGTTCAATTAGCAATTGCTGAGTTTTTAAAAGATGATTCAAACATTTTAAGTTTGAAAAGTTTCTACGAACAGAAACGGGATTTGTTCAGGAATTTAATCAAAGAATCTAATTTTAAGCTCCGCGAATGTAACGGAACTTATTTTCAACTTTTGGATTACTCAAATATTTCTGAATTGAATGATATGGATTTTTCAAAACATCTGATTGAAAAAGCCGGAGTTGCAGTAATTCCAATATCGCCGTTTTATTCAACAAAAATCAGTTCAAAAATAGTCCGGGTTTGTTTTGCAAAGAAAGACGAAGTGCTGATTAGTGCATCAAAAAAATTATGTAGTTTATAA
- a CDS encoding DUF3808 domain-containing protein — translation MITDKTTIKFLILFVVLFFQSQIISQTSIDRQIQVGLDKIYNFNWEAGFESFNSVIKKYPDDPRGYHYKSVIYLWFYLGNLREDNLDSFYLYSDKAIELADKKMQENPSAELSYLLGSIYYNKSIAEARNGNFLQALWTSSQMKANLEDAIKVKPDFYDAFLGLGLYNFALSQIPSSLEWAANLVGITADKEKGLKLVIKSVQKGKLSKVDAQYYLSQLYSRVIVDHPEAKKILTGLVRRYPKNLLFNFSLGWVEYELCELNNAEKHLRKVLIAKDELYPFITSNSNLLLANIFFDRNQFDSARVYYQSFLKNAVNNDFKGFANFKIGLSLELSGNRKDALKFYKLSDAGNTDIEDDLYAERKGKELADSVLSELEKRLILISSLYKQNKLNTVKDSIISYLQSTGIKNELKAEAKLLLAQVLYQQKKYKESLNTAVDCLNIEIKKEFWIHAFAHYISAWDSYQLKNYTDSKLFLLQIKGISEYDFRSSLENKIYSLERLLPQDIRNN, via the coding sequence ATGATAACTGATAAAACTACGATTAAGTTTTTAATATTATTTGTTGTTCTGTTTTTTCAATCTCAAATTATTTCTCAGACTTCAATAGACAGACAAATACAGGTAGGATTAGATAAAATTTATAACTTTAATTGGGAAGCAGGGTTTGAATCTTTCAATTCAGTAATAAAAAAATATCCTGATGATCCGCGCGGCTATCATTATAAATCAGTTATCTATTTATGGTTTTATCTTGGAAATCTACGAGAGGACAATCTGGATTCTTTCTATCTGTACTCAGATAAAGCAATTGAACTTGCTGACAAAAAAATGCAGGAGAATCCTTCAGCTGAATTAAGTTACCTTTTAGGTTCAATTTACTATAATAAATCAATTGCTGAAGCCAGAAACGGAAATTTTCTTCAGGCACTATGGACAAGTAGTCAGATGAAAGCAAATCTTGAAGATGCGATTAAAGTTAAACCAGATTTTTATGATGCATTTCTTGGATTGGGATTATATAATTTTGCGTTGTCACAAATACCTTCTAGTTTGGAATGGGCAGCTAATCTTGTAGGTATTACTGCTGATAAGGAAAAGGGATTAAAACTTGTTATTAAATCAGTACAAAAAGGTAAGTTGTCTAAAGTTGATGCTCAGTATTATTTATCTCAATTGTATTCCCGTGTTATTGTTGATCATCCTGAAGCGAAGAAAATTCTTACCGGTTTAGTAAGGAGATATCCTAAAAACTTGCTGTTTAATTTTTCACTTGGTTGGGTAGAGTACGAATTATGTGAATTAAACAATGCTGAAAAACACTTACGCAAAGTTCTTATTGCAAAAGATGAGCTTTATCCGTTCATCACATCAAACTCAAATCTTTTATTAGCAAACATCTTTTTTGACAGGAATCAGTTTGATTCAGCAAGAGTTTATTATCAAAGTTTTTTGAAAAATGCTGTCAACAATGATTTTAAGGGATTTGCAAATTTCAAAATAGGACTCTCTTTAGAATTATCAGGTAATAGAAAAGATGCATTAAAGTTCTACAAACTTTCGGATGCCGGTAACACTGATATTGAGGATGATCTTTATGCAGAAAGAAAAGGAAAGGAACTAGCAGATTCAGTTCTGAGTGAATTAGAAAAGAGATTAATTTTAATCAGCAGTTTGTATAAACAAAATAAATTAAACACTGTAAAGGATTCAATAATCAGTTATCTGCAATCCACTGGTATTAAAAATGAACTGAAGGCGGAAGCAAAACTGCTTTTGGCTCAGGTATTGTATCAGCAGAAAAAATATAAAGAGTCGCTTAATACTGCAGTGGATTGTTTGAATATAGAAATAAAAAAAGAATTCTGGATTCACGCATTCGCTCATTATATTTCTGCCTGGGACAGTTATCAATTAAAAAACTATACTGATTCAAAATTATTTCTGCTTCAGATCAAAGGAATAAGTGAATATGATTTCAGGAGTTCACTTGAAAACAAGATATATTCTTTAGAACGGTTGCTGCCGCAGGATATAAGAAATAATTGA
- the nusB gene encoding transcription antitermination factor NusB: MSQKYKRRTVREKVLQILYAYEVNNENLQALSDSLLAEVQDEKLIRFGKELINKVLINKNEFDQRIKQRVSNWEMNRIALIDRILLRMALCEIMYFPDIPPKVSINEAIEIAKTFSTAGSGKFINGILDAILIDERSTGRLTKTGRGLVDETILKSHKKNPDDK, translated from the coding sequence ATGTCACAAAAATATAAAAGAAGAACAGTTAGAGAAAAAGTTTTACAGATATTGTATGCTTATGAAGTAAATAATGAGAATTTACAAGCACTTTCTGATAGTTTATTGGCAGAAGTTCAGGATGAAAAACTGATTCGTTTTGGTAAAGAATTAATCAACAAAGTTCTTATCAATAAAAATGAATTTGATCAACGGATTAAACAGCGGGTTAGTAACTGGGAAATGAATCGAATAGCATTGATTGACCGGATTCTGCTTCGGATGGCGCTTTGTGAAATAATGTATTTCCCGGATATCCCACCTAAAGTCTCTATTAATGAAGCCATTGAAATTGCCAAAACTTTTAGTACTGCAGGTAGTGGAAAGTTTATAAATGGAATCCTTGATGCTATTCTTATTGATGAAAGATCAACAGGACGGTTGACAAAAACAGGCAGGGGACTTGTTGATGAGACAATTTTAAAATCCCATAAAAAAAATCCAGATGACAAATAA
- a CDS encoding cation diffusion facilitator family transporter has product MDDQNTRMIRLRKKAAVISLIVGLSMFVFKLSAYLITGSAAIFSDAAESIVHILATSMALFSIFLSSLPADTSHPYGHGNIEYFSAGIEGLLIIIAAIVIIIESVNSIIAGPELKQLGIGAVVISFASIINLILGNYLIRTGKKTNSLTLVADGKHVLTDSITSFGVIIAVLLVILTGVELLDPIIAILVALNILVTGYKLIRESIAGLMNEVDQKMLDKLTDKIISIKRDYWIDIHELRFWQSGDKIFIDFHLILPYFFNIRQTHDEESFIRNELQKAFPQAELKIHFDYCIDDLCKFCNYNNCEYRKEVKSKSFVWDQKKLIGSPIYKNYKDH; this is encoded by the coding sequence ATGGACGATCAAAACACAAGGATGATTAGGCTTAGAAAGAAAGCAGCAGTAATTTCTCTTATTGTTGGCTTGAGTATGTTTGTTTTTAAACTATCTGCCTACCTTATCACTGGTTCAGCCGCAATCTTTTCTGATGCCGCAGAGTCTATTGTTCATATTTTAGCTACAAGTATGGCACTGTTCAGTATTTTTCTCAGCTCTCTTCCGGCAGATACATCTCACCCTTACGGACATGGAAATATTGAATACTTTTCAGCCGGTATCGAAGGATTATTAATTATAATTGCTGCAATAGTTATCATCATTGAAAGTGTTAACTCAATTATTGCCGGACCGGAACTAAAACAACTTGGCATCGGCGCCGTTGTAATATCATTTGCTTCAATCATCAATCTGATTCTTGGTAATTATTTAATTCGAACGGGCAAGAAAACTAATTCTCTTACATTAGTTGCTGATGGAAAACACGTTTTGACTGATTCCATAACTAGTTTTGGAGTTATCATAGCAGTACTTCTTGTAATTCTAACAGGTGTTGAATTACTGGATCCTATAATTGCTATCCTTGTTGCACTTAATATTTTAGTTACAGGTTATAAGCTGATCAGAGAGTCAATTGCTGGATTGATGAATGAAGTTGATCAGAAGATGCTGGATAAATTAACAGATAAAATTATTTCAATAAAAAGAGATTATTGGATCGATATCCATGAACTGCGTTTCTGGCAGTCCGGAGATAAGATCTTTATAGATTTTCATCTGATACTCCCATATTTTTTTAATATCAGACAAACACACGATGAAGAATCTTTTATTAGAAACGAATTACAAAAGGCATTTCCGCAAGCAGAATTGAAAATACATTTTGATTATTGTATTGATGATTTATGTAAATTCTGTAATTACAATAATTGTGAATACAGAAAAGAAGTAAAGAGCAAATCTTTTGTTTGGGATCAAAAAAAATTAATTGGTTCTCCGATTTATAAAAATTATAAAGATCATTGA
- a CDS encoding MFS transporter, with protein sequence MTNKKKVFIWTLFDFANTSFSIVVVTFVYAVYFKKVIAEGKSIGDLYWSIGTSLAMIITAIISPVLGAIADYSAGKKRFLLFFTLLCIAATSSLFFVGRGEVFWGVILFVLANIGFEAGLVFYDSFLPEITEPKNFGRVSGYGFAMGYLGSLATLAIIYPFIQAEMIKESFPVAALFFLIFAIPLFVYLKDNRKIKSEKVSYLNIGVSRVWNTISHLKHYKNLAVFLLAYFFYIEGVNTIIFFSGNYASTTLGFTETELLIFFLTVQTTAIAGSVILGIIADSIGQKKTIIITLIMWLVTVLFAYLAQDKNSFYIVGLIAGAAMGSSQSTSRSLMSKLTPQEKKTEFFGFYSFFGKSSAIIGPLVFGFVSFISGDQRLAIFSIGIFFLIGLIILLWVDDPKADQ encoded by the coding sequence ATGACAAATAAGAAAAAAGTCTTTATCTGGACGCTGTTCGATTTTGCAAACACATCATTTTCGATTGTTGTTGTAACATTTGTATATGCAGTTTACTTTAAAAAAGTAATTGCAGAAGGTAAATCAATCGGCGATCTTTACTGGTCTATTGGTACAAGTCTCGCTATGATAATAACTGCTATTATTTCTCCAGTATTAGGTGCAATAGCTGATTACTCAGCAGGAAAAAAAAGATTTTTATTATTCTTTACGCTGTTATGTATTGCTGCTACATCTTCATTGTTCTTTGTGGGCAGAGGAGAAGTTTTTTGGGGAGTTATATTATTTGTGCTGGCAAATATCGGATTTGAAGCAGGATTAGTTTTTTATGATTCTTTTCTGCCGGAGATTACAGAACCAAAAAATTTCGGAAGAGTAAGCGGTTATGGATTTGCAATGGGCTATTTAGGTTCTCTCGCCACTCTCGCAATTATCTATCCGTTTATTCAAGCTGAAATGATAAAAGAATCATTCCCGGTTGCTGCATTATTCTTTTTAATATTTGCAATTCCTTTGTTTGTTTATCTGAAAGATAACCGAAAAATAAAATCTGAAAAAGTTTCTTATCTGAATATCGGAGTCTCGCGGGTCTGGAATACAATTTCGCATTTAAAGCATTATAAAAATCTTGCAGTATTTTTGTTAGCATATTTCTTCTACATAGAAGGTGTTAATACTATAATCTTTTTTTCGGGCAATTATGCCAGTACAACTTTAGGATTTACAGAGACTGAGCTTTTAATCTTCTTTTTAACTGTTCAAACCACAGCTATTGCAGGCTCAGTGATACTTGGTATTATTGCTGATTCAATCGGGCAAAAGAAAACAATAATTATCACATTGATAATGTGGTTGGTTACAGTATTGTTTGCATATTTAGCTCAGGATAAAAATAGTTTTTATATCGTTGGATTAATTGCCGGTGCAGCAATGGGCTCAAGTCAATCCACTAGCCGAAGTTTAATGAGTAAACTTACCCCGCAGGAAAAAAAGACGGAGTTCTTCGGGTTTTACTCCTTTTTCGGAAAAAGCTCTGCTATTATTGGTCCTTTAGTTTTCGGATTTGTAAGTTTTATTTCAGGCGACCAGAGACTTGCTATATTTTCAATTGGAATATTTTTTCTGATCGGACTAATTATATTGTTGTGGGTTGATGATCCAAAAGCGGATCAATGA
- a CDS encoding CTP synthase → MSARKKVKFIFVTGGVVSSLGKGITASSLGLLLKQRGFRVTIQKFDPYINVDPGTMSPFQHGEVYVTDDGAETDLDLGHYERFLDVNMSRANNTTTGQVYYDVITKERRGDFLGATVQVIPHITDEIKSRMLKLSELGEYDIIISEIGGTVGDIESLPFIEAMRQLMLQFGRANTMNIHVTLVPYIASAGEVKTKPTQHSVKNLLELGIQPDVLICRSEKKLERELRDKIALFTNVNSKAVISNYDSSSIYEVPLVLYKEKLDQIVIERLHLSDRKINLENWELFVQKIKSPAQSVEIALCGKYTEHIDAYKSIMESFIHAGAENNCKVIVRPISSERLETEDIKKLFDGISGILVPGGFGERGIEGKINAVKYARENDIPFFGICLGMQCAVIEFARNVCNIKKAHSSEFKKNKYSVIDLMPDQKNIKAMGATMRLGAYQCNIKDKTQAFKAYKSNYISERHRHRYEVNNKFRTKLIENGMVLCGLSPDGELVEMIELPDKKWFVACQFHPELKSRATKAHPLFREFVKASLSKSQEKNL, encoded by the coding sequence ATGTCGGCACGAAAAAAAGTTAAGTTTATCTTTGTAACAGGCGGTGTTGTTTCCAGTTTAGGAAAGGGAATTACTGCCTCATCACTTGGTCTTCTACTAAAACAGCGCGGTTTCAGAGTAACAATTCAAAAATTTGATCCTTATATTAATGTTGATCCCGGAACTATGAGTCCGTTTCAGCATGGAGAAGTTTATGTAACTGATGATGGTGCAGAAACCGATCTGGACCTTGGTCATTATGAGAGGTTTCTTGATGTTAATATGAGCCGTGCTAATAATACTACTACCGGACAAGTTTATTATGATGTTATTACTAAAGAGCGAAGAGGAGATTTTCTTGGGGCAACCGTTCAGGTAATTCCGCATATTACAGATGAAATTAAAAGCAGAATGTTGAAGTTGAGTGAACTTGGTGAATATGATATTATAATTAGCGAGATTGGCGGAACTGTTGGAGATATTGAAAGTTTGCCTTTCATTGAGGCAATGAGACAATTGATGCTGCAGTTTGGCAGAGCAAACACAATGAATATTCATGTTACACTTGTGCCGTATATTGCATCAGCAGGTGAAGTAAAAACAAAGCCAACACAACATAGTGTAAAAAACTTATTAGAGCTTGGTATTCAACCGGATGTTTTGATTTGCAGATCTGAAAAAAAACTTGAGCGGGAATTAAGAGATAAAATTGCACTCTTTACTAATGTCAATTCAAAAGCTGTAATTTCAAATTATGACAGCTCTTCGATTTATGAAGTACCTTTGGTTTTGTATAAGGAAAAGCTTGATCAGATTGTTATCGAAAGACTTCATTTATCTGATAGAAAAATTAATCTTGAGAACTGGGAATTATTTGTTCAAAAAATTAAAAGTCCTGCCCAAAGTGTTGAAATTGCTCTTTGTGGAAAATATACAGAACATATTGACGCGTATAAAAGTATAATGGAATCTTTTATACACGCTGGTGCTGAAAATAACTGCAAAGTCATTGTAAGACCAATAAGTTCCGAAAGACTTGAAACTGAAGATATTAAAAAATTATTTGATGGTATCAGCGGCATACTTGTGCCCGGCGGCTTTGGAGAAAGAGGAATAGAAGGTAAAATAAATGCAGTTAAATATGCCAGAGAAAATGACATTCCTTTCTTTGGGATATGTTTAGGTATGCAGTGTGCTGTAATTGAATTTGCAAGAAATGTATGTAATATTAAAAAAGCTCATAGCTCAGAGTTCAAGAAAAATAAATATAGTGTTATTGATCTTATGCCGGATCAAAAAAATATTAAAGCAATGGGTGCAACTATGAGATTAGGCGCTTATCAGTGCAATATCAAGGATAAAACCCAGGCATTCAAAGCCTACAAAAGTAATTATATTTCTGAAAGACATCGTCATCGTTATGAAGTTAATAATAAATTCAGAACAAAGTTAATAGAAAACGGAATGGTGCTTTGCGGGCTTTCACCTGATGGAGAGCTTGTTGAGATGATTGAACTGCCTGATAAAAAATGGTTTGTCGCATGTCAGTTTCATCCTGAATTAAAATCAAGAGCAACAAAAGCTCATCCGCTTTTCAGAGAGTTTGTAAAAGCTTCATTAAGTAAATCGCAGGAAAAGAATTTATGA